A portion of the Chromobacterium sp. IIBBL 290-4 genome contains these proteins:
- a CDS encoding NAD(P)/FAD-dependent oxidoreductase has translation MTTRGQNRQAGAAEQTESIRVAIIGAGAAGCAAALGLLACGVDEVLMLDSASSGEADRIGECLPPSCVPILQSLRLWDDFLSQGHLPSVGSAACWGRNGWGFNDFLMDPHRCGWHLDRRIFDASMLAAAQQRGARLEQGCRLRGLTRRGKGGWLLDLEQAGQPLRRQADFVLDASGVAAVAARQLGVMRNEIDCLNVSYAYLNCVDAMAFPARSWLEAVENGWWYAAGVPGDRIVVAYATDRKRGKPQGAAAWMAALQNTRHLWPVIRDAHPIPMPGTVRITAAPSAILSNVAGQDWLAVGDAACSYDPLTAHGILKALHDGEAAGRAVAKALAGNPQALQNYQTGVFARFSNYLRLRNRLYCDEGRWRHMGFWARPLTQVARRAG, from the coding sequence TTGACGACGCGTGGTCAGAACCGGCAGGCAGGCGCAGCCGAGCAAACCGAATCTATCCGTGTCGCTATTATCGGTGCCGGAGCGGCAGGATGCGCCGCCGCTCTCGGCTTATTGGCTTGCGGGGTGGACGAGGTACTGATGCTGGACAGCGCCTCGTCCGGCGAGGCGGACCGCATAGGCGAGTGCCTTCCCCCATCGTGCGTGCCGATTTTGCAAAGCCTGAGGCTATGGGATGACTTTCTGTCCCAGGGGCACTTGCCCAGCGTTGGCAGCGCGGCGTGCTGGGGGAGAAACGGCTGGGGCTTTAATGATTTTCTCATGGATCCGCACCGTTGCGGCTGGCATTTGGATCGGCGGATTTTCGACGCAAGCATGTTGGCGGCGGCACAACAGCGCGGCGCCCGCCTAGAGCAAGGCTGCCGTTTGCGCGGCTTGACGAGACGTGGGAAAGGCGGCTGGCTGCTTGACTTGGAACAGGCGGGGCAGCCGCTGCGGCGGCAAGCGGACTTTGTGCTGGATGCCAGCGGCGTGGCGGCTGTCGCGGCCAGGCAGCTTGGCGTGATGCGCAACGAAATCGACTGCCTGAATGTGTCTTATGCCTACTTGAATTGCGTCGATGCCATGGCCTTTCCCGCACGCTCCTGGCTGGAAGCGGTGGAGAATGGCTGGTGGTACGCGGCCGGCGTGCCAGGGGACAGAATAGTTGTGGCCTATGCCACGGATCGCAAGCGGGGCAAGCCGCAAGGCGCCGCGGCCTGGATGGCAGCATTGCAAAATACCCGTCACTTATGGCCGGTGATACGGGACGCACACCCCATCCCAATGCCTGGTACCGTGAGGATCACGGCCGCGCCCAGCGCCATTCTGAGCAATGTGGCAGGCCAGGACTGGTTGGCCGTGGGAGATGCGGCCTGCAGCTATGATCCACTGACGGCGCATGGGATTTTAAAGGCCTTGCATGATGGAGAGGCTGCCGGGCGCGCGGTGGCCAAGGCCTTGGCGGGAAATCCGCAAGCCTTGCAGAATTACCAAACTGGCGTCTTCGCCCGTTTTTCCAACTACTTGCGCTTGCGAAACCGTTTGTACTGTGATGAGGGGCGTTGGCGGCATATGGGCTTCTGGGCTCGGCCCTTAACTCAAGTGGCGAGGAGAGCTGGCTGA
- a CDS encoding GMC oxidoreductase, which yields MSCNDKTPAPSNRKVYTNLAEYFLGSWQDLNQHYDYVVIGGGAYGTAFAQRMLSLSQTARVLVLEQGTVFFPDHSQNLPPSYVDAVYGAAATPWICEGDFYLAPQQPYLGGRALFWNAWVPQPRPFEFPDWPRAAVTRLNREWYPANEMLGRRFSLACAGNDNATLDAVAKNRLFAGNDSIACAVPLTTPADLESAMATGADIAPGQFAKYAPVGHLVGLAQRYPDRLKVVPLSTVTAMRAAGGRIAELELKATGGEQRTTLSVAKAQVILANNSIEAASLALTAFPDHPLLGKNLCVHNRSALTFRVPVEQFPSIADQLQVCGYYQLSQIDSQRFFHNHISVVYNPDPQQDNDLLYRILPDASSSQSLAMYQQTGYIYVLVQALGEVLGERSAESWNHVSRSGEQTIITIKAREADNKAWEIMDRSVFDIVCVLAAGAKVEYMHAPPDKPLDISWHAEPPEHICSRMVFHEAGTLWMGDNPTHSVTDIRGKMHGVANLYGTGSMLFPSPGSWNPTFTGIAMTFALARDLAQQGR from the coding sequence ATGAGCTGCAACGATAAAACGCCCGCCCCCAGCAATCGCAAGGTCTACACCAATCTGGCCGAATACTTCCTTGGCAGTTGGCAGGATCTGAACCAGCACTACGACTATGTGGTGATAGGCGGTGGCGCGTATGGCACCGCCTTTGCCCAGCGCATGCTCAGCCTGAGCCAAACCGCCCGCGTGCTGGTTCTGGAACAAGGCACGGTGTTTTTCCCCGACCATTCGCAGAACCTGCCGCCCTCTTACGTAGACGCGGTTTATGGCGCGGCGGCGACGCCGTGGATTTGCGAGGGCGATTTCTATTTGGCGCCGCAGCAGCCGTATCTGGGCGGCCGCGCGCTGTTCTGGAACGCCTGGGTGCCGCAGCCGCGTCCGTTTGAATTTCCGGACTGGCCGCGGGCGGCGGTGACGCGGCTGAACCGCGAATGGTATCCGGCCAACGAAATGCTGGGCCGGCGCTTCAGCCTGGCCTGCGCCGGCAACGACAACGCCACCCTGGACGCGGTGGCCAAGAACCGGCTGTTCGCCGGCAACGACAGTATTGCCTGCGCGGTGCCGCTCACCACCCCGGCAGACCTAGAGAGCGCCATGGCGACCGGCGCCGACATCGCGCCGGGACAATTCGCCAAATATGCGCCGGTCGGCCATCTGGTCGGCCTGGCGCAGCGCTATCCGGATCGGCTCAAGGTCGTGCCGCTTAGCACCGTGACGGCGATGCGGGCCGCTGGCGGACGCATCGCCGAGCTGGAGCTGAAGGCCACCGGGGGCGAGCAACGGACCACGCTGTCCGTGGCCAAGGCGCAAGTCATATTGGCCAACAACAGCATAGAAGCGGCCTCGCTGGCGCTCACCGCCTTTCCGGACCACCCGCTGCTGGGCAAGAACCTGTGCGTGCACAATCGCTCGGCGCTGACTTTCCGGGTTCCGGTCGAGCAATTCCCCAGCATCGCCGATCAACTGCAAGTATGCGGCTACTACCAGTTGAGCCAGATCGACAGCCAGCGCTTCTTCCACAACCATATCTCGGTGGTGTACAACCCGGACCCGCAACAGGACAACGATCTGCTGTACCGCATTTTGCCCGACGCCTCTTCGTCGCAATCGCTGGCGATGTACCAGCAGACCGGCTACATCTACGTGCTGGTGCAGGCGCTGGGCGAGGTGTTGGGCGAGCGCAGCGCCGAGAGCTGGAACCACGTCAGTCGCAGCGGCGAACAGACCATCATCACGATCAAGGCGCGCGAGGCGGACAATAAGGCCTGGGAGATCATGGACCGTTCGGTGTTCGACATCGTGTGCGTGCTAGCCGCCGGCGCCAAGGTGGAGTATATGCATGCGCCGCCGGACAAGCCTTTGGACATCAGCTGGCATGCCGAGCCGCCAGAGCACATCTGCTCGCGGATGGTGTTCCACGAGGCCGGTACGCTTTGGATGGGCGACAATCCGACGCATTCAGTCACCGACATCCGAGGCAAGATGCATGGCGTGGCCAATCTATACGGCACCGGCAGCATGTTGTTCCCGTCCCCCGGTTCGTGGAACCCGACTTTTACCGGCATCGCCATGACTTTTGCACTGGCCCGGGACCTGGCACAGCAAGGGCGCTAA
- a CDS encoding ferritin-like protein: protein MNLIQQLELLGQYRANQADPRGKAHLPSGLPQPGLDQAIPGLEQDFAALVQTMDWQDLEAERALLLHDLQQALKLEHATIPPYLTALYTLSNKSSWHAQEVLRSVVVEEMLHMTLVANLINALGGSPDTAAADFMPDYPSALPFDVDGIKVNLLGFSRAAVEQGCAIERPRDIRASMLFQARPAPGELTIGEFYLILEARLRAMVERHGEAVVFIGDTRRQVREGFYYDGAGATFPITDTVSALLALQTIRHQGEGVSDTIWTGNREQFKSFPEVAHYFRFNELLQGRLYQRGDTVQSGPTGKPFEVDWEAAIKIKPNSKLADYRAAPEIHAHALAFNTAYCDFLRQLNRAYNGEPALLQTGIGCMFSLKELILRLVNNPLPGSTEGWHAAPTFEYAAPGAAVASPSTTLAQQAD from the coding sequence ATGAATCTGATCCAACAACTCGAACTGCTGGGCCAATACCGCGCCAACCAGGCGGATCCGCGCGGCAAAGCCCACCTGCCCAGCGGGCTGCCGCAACCGGGGCTTGACCAAGCCATTCCCGGGCTGGAACAGGACTTCGCCGCCCTGGTCCAAACCATGGACTGGCAGGACCTGGAGGCGGAACGGGCCTTGCTGCTGCACGATCTGCAACAGGCGCTGAAGCTGGAGCATGCCACCATTCCGCCCTACCTGACCGCGCTATATACCTTGTCGAATAAGAGCAGTTGGCATGCCCAGGAAGTGTTGCGCTCGGTGGTGGTGGAGGAAATGCTGCACATGACCCTGGTGGCCAACCTGATCAATGCGCTGGGCGGCAGCCCGGATACCGCCGCCGCCGATTTCATGCCCGATTACCCGTCGGCGCTGCCCTTCGACGTCGATGGCATCAAAGTCAATCTGCTTGGCTTCTCGCGCGCGGCGGTGGAACAAGGCTGCGCGATTGAACGGCCGCGCGACATCCGCGCGAGCATGCTGTTCCAAGCCCGGCCGGCACCGGGAGAGCTGACCATAGGCGAGTTCTATCTGATCCTGGAGGCGCGGCTGCGCGCCATGGTGGAAAGACACGGCGAGGCGGTGGTGTTCATCGGAGATACCCGCCGCCAGGTCAGGGAAGGCTTTTATTACGACGGCGCCGGCGCCACTTTCCCCATCACCGATACCGTCTCCGCCCTGCTCGCGCTGCAGACCATTCGCCACCAGGGCGAAGGGGTGTCCGATACCATCTGGACCGGCAACCGCGAACAGTTCAAGAGTTTCCCGGAAGTGGCGCACTATTTCCGCTTCAACGAGCTGCTGCAGGGCCGGCTATATCAGCGCGGCGACACGGTGCAAAGCGGGCCGACGGGCAAGCCATTCGAGGTGGACTGGGAGGCGGCGATCAAGATCAAGCCCAATAGCAAGCTGGCCGACTACCGCGCCGCGCCGGAAATTCACGCCCATGCCCTGGCCTTCAACACGGCGTATTGCGATTTCCTGCGCCAGCTCAACCGCGCCTATAACGGCGAGCCGGCGCTGCTTCAAACCGGCATCGGCTGCATGTTCTCGCTCAAGGAGCTGATCCTGCGCCTGGTCAACAACCCGCTGCCCGGCTCGACGGAAGGCTGGCATGCGGCGCCTACATTCGAATACGCGGCGCCTGGCGCCGCCGTTGCAAGCCCATCGACCACGCTGGCTCAGCAAGCCGACTAA
- a CDS encoding GMC family oxidoreductase, producing MKIEKAEAALSRHYDVVIVGAGIMGAILARRLAENKRRVLLLEAGNGAGLSYDNYSQFLENYYRASAKVPQSPYPENPDAPQPDELTIGLTPPGQEPAPGYFIQRGPLPYRSTYTRYAGGTTLHWLGTSLRMLPEDFRMQSLYGQAQDWPLAYESFSRYYEQAEWELGVSADVEDQSYHGQQFPPGYVYPMHGLPPSLVDQAFAEPLRGQFYELDGQRHPLDVIGTPAARNGIPNPRYNGGKGYQPVGAVGSRAIGHRCMGNTSCVPICPVQAKYNAMKTLVASKHDYVTMVTQCVASRLLLDPDNGRISGVEVKSYDRPNDPAHKVYIARGDIVALCAAPVENAKLMLASGVGNSSGLVGVGIMDHPELLTWGLTQQQVWPFRGPIATSGIEGLRWGDFRSRHASFRIEIGNEGWGWPTGSPGYDVQEFVGQNLWGKQLQRSLIERVTRQVRFGILVEQLPEAGNRVVIDPQYRDPLGNFRPVIHYDVGDYSRAGFAKAREVSNAIFQRCGIADHTTFFPDQPNFSYAGQPFNYQGAGHYMGGHRMGSDRNTSVVDANLCSWDHNNLYLVGCGSMTTSGTSNPTLTGAALSILAAERIHQALGNTQAIATGVSA from the coding sequence ATGAAAATCGAAAAAGCCGAAGCGGCGTTGTCGCGCCATTACGATGTGGTGATTGTCGGCGCCGGCATCATGGGCGCCATCCTGGCTCGCCGCCTGGCTGAAAACAAGCGGCGCGTACTGCTGTTGGAAGCCGGCAACGGCGCCGGCCTGAGTTACGACAATTACAGCCAGTTCCTGGAAAATTATTACCGTGCCAGCGCCAAGGTGCCGCAATCGCCTTATCCGGAAAACCCGGACGCGCCGCAGCCAGACGAATTGACCATAGGCCTCACGCCGCCCGGCCAGGAGCCGGCGCCGGGCTATTTCATTCAACGCGGGCCGCTGCCCTATCGCAGCACTTATACCCGCTATGCCGGCGGCACCACCTTGCATTGGCTGGGCACTTCCTTGCGCATGCTGCCCGAGGATTTCCGCATGCAATCCTTGTACGGTCAGGCGCAGGATTGGCCGCTGGCCTACGAGTCGTTCTCTCGCTATTACGAACAGGCGGAATGGGAGCTTGGGGTTTCCGCCGACGTGGAGGATCAGTCTTACCACGGCCAGCAGTTTCCGCCCGGCTACGTTTACCCCATGCATGGGCTGCCGCCCAGCTTGGTCGATCAGGCTTTCGCCGAGCCGCTGCGCGGCCAGTTTTATGAGCTGGACGGCCAGCGCCACCCGCTCGATGTGATTGGCACGCCGGCGGCACGCAACGGCATTCCCAATCCGCGTTATAACGGCGGCAAGGGCTACCAGCCGGTGGGCGCGGTCGGTTCGCGCGCCATCGGCCACCGCTGCATGGGCAATACCAGCTGTGTGCCGATCTGTCCGGTGCAGGCCAAATACAACGCCATGAAAACCCTGGTGGCGAGCAAGCACGATTATGTCACCATGGTGACGCAGTGTGTGGCCAGCCGGCTGCTGCTTGATCCGGACAATGGTCGTATCAGCGGGGTGGAGGTCAAAAGCTACGACCGGCCGAATGATCCGGCGCACAAGGTCTATATCGCCCGTGGCGATATCGTGGCGCTTTGCGCCGCGCCGGTGGAAAACGCCAAGCTGATGCTGGCCTCCGGGGTGGGCAACAGCAGCGGCCTGGTGGGCGTGGGCATCATGGACCATCCGGAATTGCTGACCTGGGGCCTGACCCAACAGCAGGTATGGCCGTTTCGCGGCCCGATCGCCACTTCGGGCATCGAGGGTCTGCGCTGGGGCGATTTCCGCAGCCGCCACGCCTCGTTCCGGATCGAGATCGGCAACGAGGGCTGGGGCTGGCCAACCGGTTCGCCCGGCTACGACGTGCAGGAATTCGTGGGCCAGAATCTGTGGGGCAAGCAATTGCAGCGCTCGCTGATTGAGCGGGTCACCCGCCAGGTCCGCTTCGGCATCCTGGTGGAGCAATTGCCGGAGGCCGGCAACCGCGTCGTCATCGATCCGCAATATCGCGATCCACTGGGCAATTTCCGGCCGGTCATCCACTACGACGTAGGCGATTACAGCCGCGCCGGTTTCGCCAAGGCGCGCGAGGTTTCCAACGCCATTTTCCAGCGCTGCGGCATTGCCGACCACACCACCTTCTTCCCGGACCAGCCGAATTTCAGCTACGCCGGCCAGCCGTTCAACTACCAGGGCGCCGGCCATTACATGGGCGGGCACCGCATGGGCAGCGACCGCAACACCTCGGTGGTCGATGCCAATCTGTGTTCCTGGGATCACAACAATCTGTATCTGGTGGGCTGTGGCAGCATGACCACCAGTGGCACTTCCAACCCCACCTTGACCGGCGCCGCGCTTAGCATCCTGGCGGCGGAACGCATTCACCAGGCCTTGGGCAATACGCAGGCGATCGCCACGGGAGTCAGCGCATGA
- a CDS encoding DEAD/DEAH box helicase: protein MNKPFQGWGVVADQLGKLAAAGGKEHWSLNEGQCASLRAMGARLPNNGVVIADEVGMGKTRIAVALASSVIQAGGRVAILVPPGLGFQWQDELRGGGVEAPVFLRSIGQYLRNWDEASPWFKQNVVLISHGFANWRLGQDSATWRWAMLPALYAEWRKATEGRYPRGYNKLVQGDQTWAERFGTALDDKRAQMALLAAESIAEFVESLPVNHVAREKLESLSEGTPWPKAMHASEYGKGEDLRPWLETAVGLGLGTFDLVIVDEAHKSRSGESGLARLLEQVIIHNHSARRMAMTATPVELDAGQWHQTLKRIGVEGVGLSNNEGDIFQRYADACDKVRRCPNDPDARERFRQLSQQFQAALSPYLLRRDKRELSCVQAFAERSGEPLHAYRSEAEIAVDMALLSPAWRQAVCAAEALSFVSDMVADSTAKRSRLTIGNGHGIASLLDSSQQDTALDCDQIEAEAQEQDSGKNNASVPGDDKRKARTQWWKTALISAFPKDENPLFDHPAILAAIVAIEEIACEKKEKVLVFGRFTRPLQALVLLLNARAMLRALDSGELWAQAKVHENEWPALQAAHRQLHRTGTLDRDALDFQLERQYRHLEERRRVGRLDLLKHLDEAPPLEGRMRAIFDAFRSEVEKVQPNEGESPIVLVAKALHDLQGWQPDGMSATQFADAFTELVEALCERDEGGENGDGQLDEHEAQALWAQLQARIAEEFNRSEGSFARLMYGGTQVKTRRLLQLSFNRPHSHPRVLVAQSVVGREGLNLHKACKTVVLLHPEWNPGVVEQQIGRVDRVGSLWEQQLEDVLKSGAGSGELPRITVRPVVFRGTYDERNWGILRERWDDLRAQLHGVVISSIRGKLANLPEALIGEINGSAPNFSPFRMRFDKG from the coding sequence ATGAATAAGCCATTTCAAGGCTGGGGTGTGGTTGCCGATCAATTGGGAAAGCTGGCGGCAGCAGGGGGCAAAGAACATTGGTCCCTTAACGAAGGGCAATGTGCGAGTTTGAGAGCCATGGGCGCTCGCCTGCCAAACAACGGCGTGGTCATTGCCGATGAAGTGGGGATGGGCAAGACACGTATCGCCGTTGCATTGGCATCGAGTGTGATACAGGCGGGTGGCCGCGTAGCGATACTGGTTCCGCCGGGATTGGGATTCCAGTGGCAGGATGAGTTGCGGGGAGGTGGCGTTGAGGCTCCCGTATTTCTGCGCAGCATTGGTCAATATTTGAGGAATTGGGATGAGGCATCGCCCTGGTTCAAACAGAATGTCGTGCTGATTTCTCATGGTTTTGCCAATTGGCGGCTGGGGCAAGACAGTGCGACCTGGCGGTGGGCGATGCTGCCAGCGCTGTATGCAGAATGGAGAAAGGCGACGGAAGGACGTTATCCCCGGGGTTACAACAAACTGGTGCAGGGCGATCAAACCTGGGCGGAAAGATTTGGTACAGCACTGGATGACAAGCGGGCGCAGATGGCGCTCCTGGCTGCTGAAAGCATTGCGGAATTCGTTGAATCCTTGCCAGTTAATCACGTTGCCCGCGAGAAACTTGAATCGTTAAGTGAAGGCACGCCTTGGCCGAAGGCTATGCATGCCAGTGAGTACGGAAAGGGTGAGGATCTGCGCCCATGGTTGGAAACAGCGGTGGGTTTGGGCTTGGGTACATTTGATCTGGTCATCGTGGACGAGGCCCACAAAAGCCGGAGTGGTGAAAGCGGACTTGCTCGTCTGCTTGAGCAGGTCATTATTCACAACCACAGTGCGCGGCGTATGGCCATGACTGCCACCCCGGTGGAGCTGGATGCGGGACAATGGCACCAGACGCTGAAACGGATTGGTGTTGAAGGCGTTGGCCTGTCAAACAATGAGGGGGATATTTTCCAGCGTTATGCCGATGCTTGCGACAAGGTAAGGCGTTGTCCAAATGACCCGGATGCACGAGAAAGGTTTCGACAGCTTTCGCAACAATTCCAGGCGGCGTTATCCCCTTATTTATTGCGCCGGGACAAGCGAGAGTTGTCTTGTGTGCAAGCCTTTGCCGAACGCAGTGGGGAGCCGCTGCATGCTTACCGTAGCGAGGCTGAGATTGCTGTAGATATGGCATTGCTCTCTCCTGCTTGGCGACAAGCCGTTTGTGCGGCGGAGGCGCTGTCATTTGTGAGCGATATGGTGGCTGATTCAACCGCCAAGCGTTCGCGATTGACTATTGGAAATGGTCATGGGATTGCATCTTTACTTGATTCTTCTCAGCAGGATACGGCTCTCGATTGCGATCAGATAGAGGCTGAAGCCCAAGAGCAAGATTCAGGTAAGAACAATGCATCGGTTCCGGGAGATGACAAGCGTAAGGCGAGGACGCAGTGGTGGAAAACGGCGTTGATCTCTGCATTTCCCAAAGATGAAAACCCGCTTTTTGATCATCCGGCCATTTTGGCTGCCATCGTGGCCATTGAAGAAATCGCTTGTGAAAAGAAAGAGAAGGTATTGGTATTTGGACGCTTTACCCGGCCATTACAGGCTTTGGTATTGTTGCTCAATGCTAGAGCGATGCTCAGAGCGCTTGATTCGGGTGAGTTGTGGGCGCAAGCAAAGGTTCATGAGAATGAATGGCCAGCACTGCAGGCTGCGCATCGCCAGTTGCACCGCACAGGCACATTGGACAGAGATGCGTTGGATTTCCAGCTTGAGCGGCAATATCGCCACCTTGAAGAACGACGGAGGGTGGGACGTCTCGATTTGCTGAAACATTTGGATGAGGCACCGCCTCTCGAAGGGCGGATGCGCGCGATTTTTGATGCGTTTCGTTCCGAGGTCGAGAAGGTACAGCCGAATGAGGGCGAGTCCCCTATCGTGCTAGTGGCGAAAGCCTTGCATGATTTACAGGGATGGCAACCGGATGGCATGTCGGCCACGCAATTCGCAGATGCTTTCACTGAGTTGGTCGAGGCCTTATGCGAACGTGACGAAGGGGGTGAGAATGGGGATGGCCAACTGGATGAGCATGAAGCACAGGCCTTGTGGGCGCAGTTGCAGGCACGGATCGCTGAAGAATTTAATCGTTCGGAAGGTAGTTTTGCCCGTTTGATGTATGGTGGTACCCAGGTCAAAACTCGCAGATTGCTGCAGTTGTCGTTTAACCGACCTCACAGCCACCCCCGTGTGCTGGTAGCACAATCGGTTGTCGGACGCGAAGGGTTGAACCTTCACAAAGCCTGCAAGACTGTCGTTTTGTTGCATCCAGAGTGGAACCCCGGGGTGGTAGAGCAGCAAATCGGTCGAGTCGACCGTGTCGGCAGCCTGTGGGAACAGCAGCTTGAGGATGTGCTGAAATCTGGGGCCGGAAGTGGAGAACTGCCTCGCATTACTGTGCGACCTGTCGTGTTCCGAGGGACATACGATGAAAGGAACTGGGGCATTTTGCGTGAACGCTGGGATGATCTTCGGGCCCAATTGCACGGGGTCGTGATTTCCTCGATCCGTGGGAAATTAGCAAATCTTCCCGAGGCGCTGATCGGAGAAATAAACGGGTCTGCACCGAATTTCTCTCCTTTCAGGATGCGTTTCGATAAGGGATAG
- a CDS encoding IS5 family transposase codes for MTKPAPKRYRTTNWKAYNQALIERGSLSVWLDTSMSWQATPRGKRGRTQTYSDVAIQFCLTIKNLFGLPLRQTIGFIQSLLKLAGLDWNVPDYSTLSRRQQTLQVKIPYQKSSGALHLLVDSTGIKMLGEGEWKTKKHGAEYRRQWRKVHLGIDAETLQIRAIEVTDNRQGDAQMLPSLLTQIPADEPIACVSGDGAFDTKACHEAIAARGAIGCIPTRKNAKPWKGNSLGVLARNEILRATKRLGRAIWKRWSGYHRRSLVETKMHCFKRLGERVTARRFDDQVAELQVRAAILNRFSMLGRPCTVAVA; via the coding sequence ATGACCAAGCCTGCGCCGAAACGCTACCGAACCACCAACTGGAAAGCCTACAACCAAGCCCTGATCGAACGCGGTTCTCTGTCCGTCTGGCTGGACACAAGCATGTCATGGCAGGCGACTCCACGGGGCAAACGCGGACGGACACAGACCTATAGCGATGTGGCTATCCAGTTCTGTCTCACCATCAAGAACTTGTTTGGATTGCCTTTACGGCAGACCATCGGTTTCATCCAAAGCCTGCTCAAGTTGGCGGGCCTGGACTGGAATGTTCCTGACTACAGCACGTTGTCCAGGCGACAGCAGACGCTGCAGGTCAAAATTCCCTACCAGAAAAGTTCAGGTGCGCTGCATCTGCTGGTTGATAGCACTGGCATCAAGATGCTGGGTGAAGGTGAGTGGAAAACCAAGAAACATGGCGCAGAATACCGCCGGCAATGGCGCAAAGTGCATTTAGGCATTGATGCGGAAACCCTGCAAATCCGCGCCATTGAAGTGACGGACAACCGCCAGGGTGATGCGCAAATGTTGCCTTCGCTATTGACGCAAATTCCGGCTGATGAGCCGATAGCCTGCGTGAGCGGCGACGGGGCTTTCGATACCAAAGCATGTCATGAGGCGATTGCCGCACGCGGCGCGATCGGGTGCATTCCGACCCGCAAGAATGCGAAACCGTGGAAAGGAAATTCGCTGGGTGTACTGGCTCGCAACGAGATTCTGCGGGCTACCAAGCGATTAGGCAGAGCGATCTGGAAACGCTGGAGCGGCTACCATCGCCGCAGCCTGGTGGAAACCAAGATGCATTGCTTCAAACGGTTGGGTGAAAGAGTGACGGCCCGGCGTTTCGATGATCAAGTGGCAGAGCTGCAAGTGCGCGCTGCCATCTTGAACCGCTTCAGCATGCTGGGCCGTCCTTGTACGGTAGCTGTGGCGTAA